In Actinoplanes lobatus, the DNA window GCGAGCACGAGCGTGCCGCCGCACACCAGCGGGGTGAAGATCTCGAAGGCGTGCGCGTCGTAGACGAGCGAGGTGCGCTGGAGCATCCGGTCGCCGGAGTCGATGCCGACCTCGCGTACCGCCCAGTCGAGGAGGTTGGCGAGGCCGCCGTGGGTGACCACGACGCCCTTGGGGACGCCGGTCGAGCCGGAGGTGTGCTCGACGTAGGCGACGTCGTCGGCGCTGATCGTCACCGGCGGCGCGGTGACCGGCCGGGTGGCCAGGTCGGCGGCGAGCGCGGCCTGGTCGAGCGGCTGGGCGCCGGCCGCGGTGACCGTGCCGGCGCCGGTGGCGTCACAGAGCACGAGCGCGCAGCCGGAGGCGGTGAGGATCCGGTCGATCCGGTCCTGCGGGTGGTTCGGGTCGAGCGGCAGGTAGGCGGCTCCGGTGCGCCAGACTCCGAGCAGCCCGACGATCAGGTCGAGGCCGCGGCCGAGCAGCACACCGACGTGTGTGCCCGGGCGCGCGCCCCGCTCCCGGAGAAGGTCGGCGAGCTGGGCGGAGCGGATGTCCAGTTCCCGGTAGGTGAGCCGCCGGACGCCGTCGATGACGGCTACGGCGTCCGGCGTCAGCACTGCCTGGGAGCCGATGAGGTCAGGCGTGAGCGCCGTGGTGGCCTGGGTGCTCAGGATTGCGGGCATGGCAGTGCTGTCTCCTCAGAACGGATCGGATGTCAGGCGGCGGCCTGCTCGGCCATGCGGCGGCGCAGGCTGGCCGGGCGCATGTCGGTCCACACCGTCTCGATGTGTGCCAGGCACTCGTCCTGGCTGCCGGCGAAGCCCTCGGCGGTCCAGCCGGCGGGCAGGTCACGGTCGTTCCACCAGATCGAGTACTGCTCCTCGTCGTTGCGGACGACGCGGTGGCTGGCGGTGTTCTGCTCGGACATCTGAACTCCTATTTCAAGAAAGGTGGAAGGGGGTCAGTCGGTCATCGCGACGAGGACGCGGCGGCTGCCGGTGAAGGACCGCCGGCCGTGCGCGACGAGCAGGTTGTCGAAGACCATGACGTCGCCGACCCGCCAGTCGACGTCGACCGCGTTCTCCAGGCCGCGGTCACGGACCTGGATGACGTACTCGTCGGGGATGGTGCTGCCGTCGGCGAACGTCACGTACTGCGGCAGCTCCTCGGGCGGGAGGATCTGGGCGAGCGCCTTGGCGGTGTCGTCGCCCAGGGCGGCCGGGTGCCACTGGTCGGACTGGTTGAACCAGACCTCGGTCCCGGTCACCGGGTGCCTGGTGGTGGACGGGCGCGGCTGTTCGACGTGCAGGCTGCCGTCCTTGCGCCAGGTCCACTCGGCGCCGGCCGTCGACAGGTAGTCGTCGACCGCCGCCCGGTCCCCGGTCTCGAACGTGTCCTGCCAGCTCTTGCCGAGGCCCTGGCCGCCGTGCAGGTTCTGGGTGTAGCGGACCCCGCCGGCGAACGCCTCGCGCACCTCGGGGTCGAGTGACTCGAGCCAGAGCGCGGCGTCCACCAGCGGAGTCGCGCCGCCGGTCTCCGCGGCGATCTGGCAGTAGAACGCCAGCCGGCTGGGCCAGCTGGTGGCGTACGACATCTCGTTGTGCATGGAGATGGTGAACTCGGACGGGTACTCGGTGGAGGTGTAGAGGTTCGATCCCACCTTGGTGCGCGGCGAGTTGCCG includes these proteins:
- a CDS encoding TauD/TfdA family dioxygenase, which translates into the protein MAGQSWKPLDITAQDIGAAATTEALINHLDALGAELDDLLVREKALVFRGFGVRPEELDGVFDRLLPRRLAYVNGNSPRTKVGSNLYTSTEYPSEFTISMHNEMSYATSWPSRLAFYCQIAAETGGATPLVDAALWLESLDPEVREAFAGGVRYTQNLHGGQGLGKSWQDTFETGDRAAVDDYLSTAGAEWTWRKDGSLHVEQPRPSTTRHPVTGTEVWFNQSDQWHPAALGDDTAKALAQILPPEELPQYVTFADGSTIPDEYVIQVRDRGLENAVDVDWRVGDVMVFDNLLVAHGRRSFTGSRRVLVAMTD
- a CDS encoding MbtH family protein, which codes for MSEQNTASHRVVRNDEEQYSIWWNDRDLPAGWTAEGFAGSQDECLAHIETVWTDMRPASLRRRMAEQAAA